A DNA window from Argopecten irradians isolate NY chromosome 10, Ai_NY, whole genome shotgun sequence contains the following coding sequences:
- the LOC138333252 gene encoding uncharacterized protein, producing the protein MRRTQISFSGAVDLNRYDLPAAVRRNDRNPFALEKEAYALGSLPQRNVSPIFDGRNRPPPPPSPREDDPDYLPITEQPKPHRGIRHIMSSPSPDDESESNGDKWKTTLIKLKPKMQTSDETGEEEAASEKPPDGSKARTLLKSFVMANAAFKGKMNAKPGVEVPAKPEKIKPASVSWPGPDDHLAHSCILWCCCCVGNTSWPPKRKCFPDKTCCEYFCPCCRVSICCPCCVECCERYSCRICCAGLGRCIQRECCAICVDFPDEEEEEEKKEDEKKKDDKDKKEKTDRKDGKGKEDSKKK; encoded by the exons ATGCGACGAacacaaatatcattttcaggCGCTGTTGATTTGAACAGGTACGATCTACCAGCAGCCGTCAGAAGAAACGACAGAAATCCATTTGCACTCGAGAAAGAGGCATATGCCCTGGGAAGTTTACCACAAAGGAATGTGTCCCCGATATTTGACGGAAGGAATCGTCCCCCACCACCTCCGTCCCCGAGGGAGGACGATCCGGATTATCTACCTATCACGGAACAACCAAAGCCCCACAGAGGGATCAGACACATAATGTCAAGTCCAAGTCCTGATGACGAATCAGAATCGAATGGAGACAAATGGAAAACTACTCTGATCAAATTGAAACCAAAAATGCAAACATCTGATGAAACTGGAGAGGAGGAGGCGGCATCTGAGAAACCACCAGATGGTTCAAAAGCTAGGACATTGTTGAAATCGTTTGTGATGGCTAACGCGGCATTTAAGGGCAAGATGAATGCAAAACCTGGCGTGGAAGTTCCAGCAAAACCGGAAAAAATCAAG CCGGCGAGCGTTTCCTGGCCGGGACCCGATGATCATCTCGCCCATAGCTGTATTTTATGGTGCTGTTGTTGTGTAGGAAATACAAGCTGGCCACCAAAACGGAAGTGTTTCCCGGACAAGACATGTTGTGAATATTTCTGTCCATGTTGTCGGGTGAGCATCTGTTGTCCTTGTTGTGTGGAATGTTGTGAACGATACTCATGCAGGATCTGCTGTGCTGGACTGGGTAGGTGTATCCAAAGGGAATGCTGTGCCATCTGTGTTGATTTTCCTGACGAAGAAGAGGAAGAGGAGAAGAAAGAAGACGAAAAAAAGAAAGACGATAAAGATAAAAAGGAAAAAACGGATAGAAAGGATGGGAAGGGGAAAGAGGATTCAAAAAAGAaatga